In Rhodobacter sp. 24-YEA-8, the following are encoded in one genomic region:
- a CDS encoding branched-chain amino acid ABC transporter permease: protein MRNTLLFAGVAALFLLTGFFQSWNLALNILNLALISAVMAIGVNIQWGWAGLFSAGIVGFVALGGVGVALVSGKPVAGAWEAGTPEILSALVFGAIAIVLAVWMQKKLPKGSTRTLATIAFLLVCFFIYRALLDPAVMAVEANDSSKAGHIGGLGINSLWAWPVGAALAGAVAWVIGKVALGLREDYLAIATLGIGEIIIAALRNEDWLARGVKNLIDLPRPWPVPYELELQRNPDFADWIGLVNADPVPASAIAVKLLYAGLFAIIVLVLLWLCERALNSPWGRMTRAIRDNEISAAAMGKNVKYRHLQIFILGSAVVGLAGAMMTSLDGQLTPSSYAPLRFTFLIWVMVIVGGSGNNKGAILGGILIGWLYLAAESFGPMIMGWLTSVLPAGPVKTQLAESAAHMRLLMLGVILLLVLRFAPRGLIPEK, encoded by the coding sequence ATGCGTAATACCCTACTCTTTGCCGGCGTCGCGGCTCTCTTCCTGCTGACCGGCTTCTTTCAAAGCTGGAACCTCGCGCTCAATATCCTGAACCTTGCGCTGATCTCGGCGGTGATGGCGATTGGCGTGAATATCCAATGGGGCTGGGCCGGGCTGTTCTCGGCCGGGATCGTCGGCTTTGTCGCCCTTGGCGGCGTCGGGGTGGCGCTGGTCTCGGGCAAACCCGTCGCCGGTGCCTGGGAAGCCGGCACACCCGAGATCCTCTCGGCGCTGGTCTTTGGCGCCATTGCAATCGTGCTGGCGGTCTGGATGCAGAAAAAGCTGCCAAAAGGCAGCACGCGAACGCTGGCGACCATCGCTTTCCTGCTGGTCTGCTTCTTCATCTACCGCGCGCTGCTTGACCCCGCCGTCATGGCGGTCGAGGCGAATGACTCGTCGAAAGCCGGGCATATCGGCGGTCTCGGGATCAATTCTCTCTGGGCCTGGCCGGTGGGTGCGGCTCTGGCAGGGGCCGTGGCCTGGGTGATCGGCAAAGTGGCGCTTGGTCTGCGCGAGGATTATCTCGCCATTGCAACGCTGGGGATCGGCGAGATCATCATCGCCGCGCTGAGGAATGAGGACTGGCTGGCGCGCGGGGTAAAGAACCTGATCGACCTGCCCCGGCCCTGGCCGGTGCCCTATGAGCTGGAACTGCAGCGCAATCCGGATTTCGCTGACTGGATCGGGCTGGTGAATGCCGATCCGGTTCCGGCCTCGGCCATTGCGGTGAAACTGCTTTATGCGGGCCTGTTTGCCATCATTGTGCTGGTATTGTTGTGGCTGTGTGAGCGCGCGCTTAACAGCCCCTGGGGCCGTATGACCCGCGCGATCCGCGACAATGAGATCTCGGCCGCGGCAATGGGCAAGAATGTCAAATACCGCCATTTGCAGATCTTCATCCTCGGCTCTGCCGTGGTCGGCCTGGCCGGGGCGATGATGACCTCGCTCGATGGTCAGCTGACTCCCTCAAGCTATGCACCTTTGCGCTTTACCTTCCTGATCTGGGTGATGGTGATCGTCGGCGGTTCGGGCAATAATAAGGGCGCCATTCTGGGCGGTATCCTGATCGGCTGGCTCTATCTTGCAGCGGAATCCTTCGGGCCGATGATCATGGGCTGGCTGACCTCGGTTCTGCCGGCAGGTCCGGTGAAAACCCAGCTGGCGGAATCTGCGGCTCATATGCGGCTTCTGATGCTTGGGGTGATACTGCTCCTGGTGCTGCGTTTTGCGCCGCGCGGGCTGATCCCCGAGAAATGA